Genomic window (Streptomyces sp. NBC_00078):
CTTCTCGTCGAGAGCCAGGTGGATGGCGTCGTCCTTGTCGAGGGTGACCCGGCTCTCGGGCAGGGGCAGGTCCTCCCCGCACAGCCAGAAGTCGACGGCGTGGTGGGCGAGTACCTCGAAGGGCATGTCGGGCATGACGGCACCGGCCCAGCGCGGCGCCTCGCCGTGGATCTGCTCGGAGTCCGACTTGCCGAGCATCTGGATGCCGCCGAGCGGAAACTCCCAGTCGTCCGCGCCCAGGTACCAGTCGTTCAGCGCCAGGGTCTTCTGGAATCTGGTGGGGTTCGGTTCCTTCGAAATCGCCATCAGCGCCAGGTTGTTGTGCCGCATGTAGTGGCGACCCACCACGTCCGAGCTGTTGGCCAGGCCGCCGGGGTGCTTGTCGTTGGCCGAACGCAGCAGCAGAACGGCAGAGTTGACCGCGCCGGCGGCGACCACCACGATGTCGGCGCCGAACGTCTCGGTCGCTCCGTTCCTGAGCTCGGCGACCACCCTGGTGACGGTGCGTCCGGTCGGGTCGGTCTCCAGGCGCCGTACGTTCGCGTCGGTCACCATCGTGACGTTGTCGTACTTCAGCGCCGGGTCGACGCAGATCACCTGCGCGTCGGACTTCGCACCCACCAGGCAGGGGAAGCCGTCGACCCGGTCGCAGCGGATGCAGGCGCTGTCGTGGGTGGCCCGGCCGTGCTCGTCCTGGGTGAGGTTCACGCCGATCGGCAGGTGGAAGGGGTGCAGGCCGGCCTTCCCCAGATCGTCGCTGAGCTGCTGGATGCGCGCCTCGTGCTCGACCGGCGGGTAGGCGTACTGCGCGCTGGTCGGCCCTCCGGTGGGGTCCTCGCCGTGCCGGCCGTGCACCAGGTAGAGGTGCTCTGCCTGGGTGTAGTACGGCTCCAGGTCCTCGTAACGGATCGGCCAGGCCGGAGAGATGCCGTCGTGGTGGCGCAGTTCGCCGAAGTCCTCGGGCCGGAGCCGGAAGAGCGCGGCGCCGTAGAACTTGGTGTTGCCCCCGACGTAGTAATTGACCTCCGGCGGGAACTGGTTGCCATGCCTGTCGTACCAGAACTCCGGGGCACGGTACTTGCCCTTGACGAAGACGGCGGTGGATTCCCAGTTGTCCCGCTCCCGCGGCAGGTAGCCGCCGCGTTCCAGGATCAGGATCCGCTTTCCGGAGGGGGCCAGCCGGTGGGCGAGCGTGCCGCCGCCGGCTCCCGTACCGATGACGATGACGTCGTAGTGCTGATCGTCGGCCATGAGAGGGTCCCGTTCTAGGAGTCGTCGGCTGTCCTGGCTGAAGTGCCCGTCCGGGGGACTCCGGGCTGTGCTGTTCCGCACGGACATTCGCGCATTCGGGACATTTAGCTCCAATTTCCAAGTTATCGGGTGGTTCGGTCGGCTGCGACCCGGCAGAGTCGATCAGGCGCCCGGTCACTTCACGGCCCGGACGGCGCGCACCGCCTGGTCGACGAGGGTCTGCGGGGCGGACCGCGCGTCAACGGCCAGGCCGGGCTCGTCCGGCCGCAGCGGTTCCAGGGCGGCGTACTGGGAATCCACCAGTCGGGCGGGCATGAAATGGCCCACACGGCCTGTGACCCGTTGGT
Coding sequences:
- a CDS encoding GMC oxidoreductase, translating into MADDQHYDVIVIGTGAGGGTLAHRLAPSGKRILILERGGYLPRERDNWESTAVFVKGKYRAPEFWYDRHGNQFPPEVNYYVGGNTKFYGAALFRLRPEDFGELRHHDGISPAWPIRYEDLEPYYTQAEHLYLVHGRHGEDPTGGPTSAQYAYPPVEHEARIQQLSDDLGKAGLHPFHLPIGVNLTQDEHGRATHDSACIRCDRVDGFPCLVGAKSDAQVICVDPALKYDNVTMVTDANVRRLETDPTGRTVTRVVAELRNGATETFGADIVVVAAGAVNSAVLLLRSANDKHPGGLANSSDVVGRHYMRHNNLALMAISKEPNPTRFQKTLALNDWYLGADDWEFPLGGIQMLGKSDSEQIHGEAPRWAGAVMPDMPFEVLAHHAVDFWLCGEDLPLPESRVTLDKDDAIHLALDEKNNIAGLKRLQHKLRGMLGHLGMHEHHLLDHSIYLHKGMPIGATAHQAGTVRFGDDPRSSVLDVNCKAHDLDNLYVVDTSFFPSIGAVNPSLTAIANALRVGDHIAARLG